One segment of Pseudobythopirellula maris DNA contains the following:
- the epmA gene encoding EF-P lysine aminoacylase EpmA encodes MNLESLRSRAALLHLLRGFFRDRGFLEVETPLVSTAAIPERHIDLYQVTDLKRDSPPPTDAGPDDPTPSAKATAYLQASPEMHHKRLLCEGAGPIFEATRSFRAGEHGDQHSPEFTIVEWYRPGDDLTAAMDLVDDLMQELLGAPPAKRTTYREAFIEAVGVDPHAATTDELRSLAEDSLFSPPELLELDDRDEWLNLLLATDVEKTLGQEAPEMLYHYPASQSALAATTTDELGAVVAERFELYWRGLELANGYHELTDPEELRRRLERANEQREADGKSRLPLPERLLAAMTDPGLPPCAGVALGFDRLVMLATDAQRISDVRVVDGEP; translated from the coding sequence ATGAACCTCGAATCCCTGCGCAGCCGCGCCGCGCTGCTCCACCTGCTGCGCGGTTTCTTCCGCGACCGCGGCTTCCTCGAAGTCGAAACCCCGCTCGTCTCAACCGCGGCGATCCCCGAGCGGCACATCGACCTTTACCAGGTCACGGATCTAAAGAGGGATAGCCCACCGCCCACGGACGCCGGACCCGACGATCCCACCCCGTCGGCGAAAGCGACCGCGTACCTGCAAGCCTCGCCCGAGATGCACCACAAGCGGCTGCTCTGCGAGGGCGCCGGCCCGATCTTCGAGGCGACGCGATCGTTCCGCGCCGGCGAGCATGGCGACCAGCACTCGCCCGAGTTCACCATCGTCGAATGGTACCGCCCCGGCGACGACCTGACGGCGGCCATGGACCTGGTCGACGACCTCATGCAAGAGCTGCTCGGCGCGCCGCCCGCCAAGCGCACGACCTACCGCGAGGCGTTTATCGAGGCGGTCGGCGTCGACCCCCACGCCGCCACGACCGACGAGCTGAGGTCGCTCGCCGAGGATTCGCTCTTCTCCCCGCCCGAGTTGCTGGAACTCGACGACCGCGACGAGTGGCTCAACCTGCTGCTGGCGACCGACGTCGAGAAGACGCTGGGCCAAGAGGCGCCGGAGATGCTCTACCACTACCCGGCGAGCCAATCGGCCCTGGCGGCGACCACGACCGACGAGCTGGGCGCCGTGGTGGCCGAGCGCTTCGAGCTCTACTGGCGCGGCCTGGAACTGGCCAACGGCTACCACGAGCTGACCGACCCGGAGGAGCTGCGCCGCCGCTTGGAGCGGGCCAACGAGCAGCGTGAGGCCGACGGCAAGTCCCGCCTACCGCTGCCCGAGCGGCTGCTCGCAGCGATGACCGATCCCGGTCTGCCGCCCTGTGCGGGGGTGGCGCTCGGCTTCGATCGACTCGTGATGCTCGCGACGGATGCACAGCGAATCAGCGACGTGCGTGTCGTTGATGGCGAGCCGTGA
- a CDS encoding M48 family metallopeptidase: protein MSTDFFERQDRARKSTAWLVGMFLVATVLIVAAVVGATYYGMLAAHDMNRALHGKPYPWQVPVGAGVGALLLIVLGTLYKVLALRAGGGTSVAESLGGRRVYPDATDPTARKLLNVVEEMALASGTPVPPVFLLEEPGINAFAAGYSSSDAVVGVTRGCAESLSRDELQGVIAHEFSHILNGDMRMSIRMIGILHGILLLGLIGRILLRLVFHGGGMSSRRNDSGNGGGGSAIIAVIAGGVALVVIGSIGSLMGGLIKAAVSRQREYLADASAVQFTRNPSGIGGALKRIGGAQRASRLRHPRASEMSHMYFAQGVWEGFSSLMATHPPLGKRIRAIEPEWDGKFGEPVGARYPEAVGAAVGGKAAGFAGAASDTVPVAVVDEAWNQVGEPLEAHRQYATELIAAIPETLLASARSPYSARALVYAMLLDRDAATRAAQLASLDGLARPDVIQLAERLSSDVDRLEARKRLPLVDLCLPALRAMSSPQYQRFMRAFKSLVEADQRIALFEWTLGQVLMRHLRPQFERVPSPRIDYFALGRMQGPCNVLLSTLAHAGHSPSQAQMAFDAAARNLPSINGLELLPREQCNLRELEDALATLRRVEARHRGRVVDACAAAICADNEVKVAEAELLRGVSDLLDCPMPPLLAGQPVGEA, encoded by the coding sequence ATGTCCACCGACTTCTTCGAACGACAGGACCGCGCCCGCAAGAGCACGGCTTGGCTCGTCGGGATGTTCCTCGTGGCCACGGTGTTGATCGTGGCGGCGGTCGTCGGGGCGACCTATTACGGCATGCTCGCCGCGCACGACATGAACCGCGCGCTCCACGGCAAGCCTTACCCGTGGCAGGTCCCCGTGGGCGCCGGCGTCGGGGCGTTGCTGCTGATCGTCTTGGGCACGCTCTACAAGGTGCTCGCCCTCCGCGCGGGGGGCGGCACGAGCGTCGCCGAGTCGCTCGGCGGACGCCGCGTTTACCCCGACGCCACCGACCCCACCGCCCGCAAGCTGCTCAACGTGGTCGAGGAGATGGCGCTCGCCTCGGGCACGCCGGTGCCGCCGGTCTTCCTGTTGGAGGAGCCCGGCATCAACGCCTTCGCCGCCGGCTACTCTTCGAGCGACGCGGTGGTCGGCGTCACCCGCGGCTGCGCCGAGTCGCTCTCGCGCGACGAGCTGCAGGGCGTTATCGCCCACGAGTTCTCGCACATCCTCAACGGCGACATGCGGATGAGCATCCGCATGATCGGTATCCTGCACGGCATCCTGCTGCTGGGGCTGATCGGCCGGATCCTCTTGCGGCTGGTCTTCCACGGCGGCGGCATGAGCTCGCGCCGCAACGACAGCGGCAACGGCGGCGGGGGCTCCGCGATCATCGCCGTGATCGCCGGCGGCGTGGCGCTGGTGGTGATCGGCTCGATCGGCAGCCTGATGGGCGGGCTGATCAAGGCGGCCGTCTCCCGCCAGCGTGAATACCTGGCCGACGCCTCGGCCGTGCAGTTCACGCGCAACCCGAGCGGCATCGGCGGCGCGCTCAAACGGATCGGCGGCGCCCAGCGGGCCTCGCGATTGCGCCATCCTCGCGCGTCGGAGATGAGCCACATGTACTTCGCCCAGGGCGTGTGGGAGGGGTTCTCCAGCCTGATGGCGACCCACCCGCCCCTCGGCAAGCGGATCCGGGCGATCGAACCCGAGTGGGACGGCAAGTTCGGCGAGCCGGTCGGCGCCCGCTACCCGGAAGCGGTCGGCGCCGCTGTCGGCGGCAAGGCGGCCGGCTTCGCGGGCGCTGCTAGCGACACCGTGCCGGTGGCCGTTGTCGACGAGGCGTGGAACCAGGTGGGCGAACCGCTCGAGGCGCATCGGCAATACGCCACCGAGCTGATCGCCGCCATCCCCGAAACGCTGCTCGCCTCGGCCCGCTCTCCCTACTCGGCCCGGGCGCTCGTTTACGCGATGCTGCTCGACCGCGACGCCGCGACACGCGCCGCCCAGCTCGCCAGCCTCGATGGCTTGGCCCGGCCCGACGTGATCCAACTAGCCGAGCGGCTCTCATCCGACGTCGATCGGCTCGAGGCCCGCAAGCGGCTGCCGCTTGTCGACCTCTGCCTGCCGGCGCTCAGAGCGATGTCCTCGCCGCAGTACCAGCGCTTCATGCGGGCCTTCAAGTCGCTCGTCGAAGCCGACCAGCGGATCGCGCTGTTCGAGTGGACGCTCGGCCAAGTGCTGATGCGGCACCTGAGGCCGCAGTTCGAGAGGGTCCCCTCGCCAAGGATCGACTACTTCGCTCTTGGCCGCATGCAGGGCCCGTGCAACGTGTTGCTGTCGACCCTCGCCCACGCCGGCCACTCGCCTAGCCAAGCGCAAATGGCGTTCGACGCCGCCGCCCGCAACCTGCCGTCGATCAACGGTTTGGAGCTGCTCCCGCGTGAGCAGTGCAACCTCCGCGAGCTGGAAGACGCGCTCGCCACGCTGCGCCGCGTGGAGGCCCGCCACCGCGGCCGGGTGGTCGACGCCTGCGCGGCGGCAATCTGCGCCGACAACGAGGTGAAGGTGGCCGAGGCCGAGTTGCTGCGTGGCGTGTCGGACCTGCTCGATTGCCCCATGCCGCCGCTGCTGGCCGGCCAACCGGTGGGCGAGGCGTGA
- the efp gene encoding elongation factor P → MISTSDFRKGMKVQIDGTPFVCVEMNFRKPGKGAALYECKMKNLLRDTVTDRTYRAGQTLEEADIMEFTAQFLYKQVDTFVFMNNQDYEQYELTAEQVGDVGKFLKENMDCQVMTFDNNPIGVAAPNHVVLQVEWAEPAPKGNTATGVSKPVKLETGAEILAPAFINEGDWLRVDTRTGEYVERTTAPE, encoded by the coding sequence ATGATCAGCACAAGCGACTTCCGCAAGGGCATGAAGGTGCAGATCGACGGCACGCCGTTCGTTTGCGTCGAGATGAACTTCCGCAAGCCGGGCAAGGGCGCCGCTCTTTACGAGTGCAAGATGAAGAACCTCTTGCGCGACACCGTGACGGACCGCACCTACCGCGCGGGCCAAACGCTCGAGGAGGCGGACATCATGGAGTTCACCGCCCAGTTCCTCTACAAGCAAGTCGACACGTTCGTGTTCATGAACAACCAGGACTACGAGCAGTACGAGCTCACCGCCGAGCAGGTGGGAGACGTCGGCAAGTTCCTCAAGGAGAACATGGACTGCCAGGTCATGACGTTCGACAACAACCCGATCGGCGTGGCCGCCCCCAACCACGTGGTGCTGCAAGTCGAGTGGGCCGAGCCGGCCCCCAAGGGCAACACCGCCACCGGCGTCAGCAAGCCGGTCAAGCTCGAGACCGGCGCCGAGATCCTCGCCCCGGCCTTCATCAACGAGGGCGACTGGCTGCGAGTCGACACCCGCACCGGCGAGTACGTCGAACGGACCACCGCGCCGGAGTAA
- a CDS encoding LemA family protein, whose amino-acid sequence MTPWLIALLVLGAVGVFLLMFGVGIYNQLVKLKNRFQNAFSQIEVQLQRRYDLIPNLVEVAKGYMSHERETLEAVITARNQAAGALAAAKANPGDAKAMQNLAGAESGLGAVLGRLFAVSEAYPDLKANQNMMQLTEEMTSTENKVAFARQAYNDAVTHYNTYKQTFPPIFFAGLFGHGADAELLDFDDAKINEAPKVSF is encoded by the coding sequence ATGACGCCTTGGTTGATCGCCCTATTGGTTCTCGGCGCCGTTGGCGTGTTTCTGCTGATGTTCGGCGTCGGCATCTACAACCAGCTGGTGAAGCTCAAGAACCGCTTCCAAAACGCCTTCTCGCAGATCGAAGTGCAGCTGCAGCGGCGCTACGACTTGATCCCTAATCTTGTCGAAGTGGCCAAGGGCTACATGAGCCACGAGCGCGAGACGCTCGAGGCCGTGATCACCGCCCGCAACCAGGCGGCCGGCGCCCTGGCCGCCGCCAAGGCCAACCCGGGCGACGCCAAGGCGATGCAGAATCTGGCCGGCGCCGAGAGCGGCTTGGGCGCGGTGCTCGGCCGGCTGTTCGCCGTCAGCGAGGCCTACCCGGACCTCAAGGCGAACCAGAACATGATGCAGCTCACCGAGGAGATGACCTCCACGGAGAACAAGGTCGCGTTCGCCCGCCAGGCGTACAACGACGCCGTGACGCACTACAACACTTACAAGCAAACGTTCCCGCCGATCTTCTTCGCCGGCCTCTTCGGCCACGGCGCCGACGCCGAGCTCTTGGACTTCGACGACGCGAAGATCAACGAGGCCCCGAAGGTGAGCTTCTGA
- the epmB gene encoding EF-P beta-lysylation protein EpmB: MRDGINSVGGASPPDGPQGPTDFGSANRGNEILAQPTTPVRPQPTPDPELAAPAEARPDGWRAALRDAVRDPAELCRLLGLEETLAGPLAERGAAAAAGFPLLAPRSYIDRMRPGDPNDPLLRQVLPLGEETDIVEGFAADPVGDSAAELTPGLLQKYEGRALLVTTGACAVHCRYCFRRHFPYGLAPKGVEAWRPALEAIAADDSIHEAILSGGDPLTLVDATLAELAARLAAIPHLKRLRIHTRLPIVLPERVTDAMLGWLTGSRLAPVVVLHANHANELAGAAVEAIVRLRSAGVLLLNQSVLLRGVNDTADAQAALCERLVEVGVTPYYLHQLDRVAGAAHFEVPVERGRAIVAELRRRLPGYLIPKYVQEIAGEPHKTVLT; this comes from the coding sequence GTGAGGGACGGAATAAACTCGGTGGGAGGGGCGTCGCCCCCCGACGGCCCGCAGGGGCCCACCGATTTCGGGTCTGCCAATAGAGGAAACGAGATTCTAGCCCAGCCCACGACGCCTGTCCGCCCCCAGCCCACGCCCGATCCGGAGCTCGCGGCGCCTGCCGAAGCACGCCCCGACGGCTGGCGGGCCGCCCTGCGCGACGCCGTCCGCGACCCGGCCGAGCTCTGCCGGCTGCTGGGGCTGGAGGAAACGCTGGCGGGGCCCCTCGCCGAGAGGGGGGCCGCCGCGGCGGCCGGGTTCCCGCTGCTCGCGCCGCGCAGCTACATCGATCGGATGCGGCCAGGCGACCCGAACGACCCGCTGCTGCGGCAGGTGCTGCCGCTGGGCGAGGAAACCGACATCGTCGAGGGGTTTGCCGCCGACCCGGTCGGTGACTCCGCGGCCGAGCTCACGCCGGGGCTTCTGCAAAAATACGAGGGCCGGGCGCTCTTGGTGACGACCGGCGCCTGCGCGGTCCACTGCCGCTACTGCTTCCGCCGCCACTTTCCTTACGGCCTGGCGCCCAAGGGCGTCGAGGCGTGGCGGCCGGCGCTCGAGGCGATCGCCGCCGACGACTCGATCCACGAGGCGATCCTCAGCGGGGGCGACCCGCTCACGCTGGTCGACGCCACCCTCGCCGAGCTGGCGGCGCGGCTCGCCGCGATCCCCCACCTCAAGCGGCTGCGCATTCACACCCGGTTGCCGATCGTGCTGCCCGAGCGGGTGACCGACGCGATGCTCGGCTGGCTCACCGGCTCGCGACTGGCGCCCGTTGTGGTGCTGCACGCCAACCACGCCAACGAGTTGGCGGGCGCGGCCGTCGAGGCGATCGTCCGGCTCCGCTCGGCGGGCGTGCTGTTGCTCAACCAGTCGGTGCTGCTGCGCGGCGTGAATGACACAGCCGACGCCCAAGCCGCGCTGTGCGAGCGGCTGGTCGAGGTGGGCGTGACGCCCTACTACCTGCACCAGCTCGACCGCGTGGCGGGGGCGGCGCACTTTGAGGTTCCGGTCGAGCGGGGCAGGGCGATCGTTGCCGAACTCCGCCGCCGGCTGCCGGGTTACCTAATTCCGAAGTACGTGCAAGAGATCGCCGGCGAACCGCACAAGACCGTCTTGACCTGA
- a CDS encoding sugar phosphate isomerase/epimerase family protein — protein MPRLVTLFTGQWADLPLEELAPKAAEFGYQGLELACWGDHFEVDKALEDPNYVNDKRALLDRYDLECHAISNHLAGQAVCDRIDERHQSILPPHVWGDGEPDGVNARAIEEMKNTARAAQKFGVSVVNGFTGSSIWPLLYSFPPVPESMIDAGYQEFADRWNPILDVFDECGVRFGLEVHPTEIAFDLFTAELALQAVDHREAFGFNFDPSHLIWQGVDPVEFIRAFPDRQYHVHMKDAIVTLNGRSGILSSHMNFGDPRRGWDFRSLGRGGVNFEEIIRALNVIQYDGPLSVEWEDSGMDREQGATEAAAFVKQIDFQPSSVAFDAAMSEQGG, from the coding sequence ATGCCGCGTCTCGTCACGCTTTTTACCGGCCAGTGGGCCGACCTGCCGCTCGAGGAACTGGCGCCCAAGGCGGCCGAATTCGGCTACCAGGGGCTCGAGCTCGCCTGCTGGGGCGACCACTTCGAGGTCGACAAGGCGCTCGAGGACCCCAATTACGTGAATGACAAGCGGGCGCTGCTGGACCGCTACGACCTGGAGTGCCACGCGATCTCGAACCACCTGGCCGGCCAGGCCGTGTGCGACCGGATCGACGAGCGGCACCAGTCGATCCTGCCGCCCCACGTGTGGGGCGACGGCGAGCCCGACGGCGTCAACGCCCGGGCCATTGAGGAGATGAAGAACACCGCCCGCGCCGCGCAGAAGTTTGGCGTCTCGGTCGTGAACGGCTTTACGGGCTCAAGCATCTGGCCGCTGCTCTACTCGTTCCCGCCGGTCCCCGAGTCGATGATCGACGCCGGCTACCAAGAGTTCGCCGACCGTTGGAACCCGATCCTCGACGTGTTCGACGAGTGCGGCGTGCGGTTCGGCCTGGAGGTGCACCCCACGGAGATCGCGTTCGACCTGTTCACGGCCGAGCTCGCGTTGCAGGCCGTCGATCACCGCGAGGCGTTCGGCTTCAACTTCGACCCGAGCCACCTGATCTGGCAGGGGGTCGACCCGGTGGAGTTCATCCGCGCGTTCCCCGACCGGCAGTACCATGTCCACATGAAGGACGCGATCGTCACGCTCAACGGCCGCAGCGGCATCCTGTCGAGCCACATGAACTTTGGCGACCCGCGGCGCGGCTGGGACTTCCGTTCGCTCGGCCGCGGCGGGGTGAACTTCGAAGAGATCATCCGGGCGCTCAACGTGATCCAATACGACGGCCCGCTCTCGGTCGAGTGGGAAGACAGCGGCATGGACCGCGAGCAAGGCGCCACCGAGGCGGCCGCGTTCGTCAAGCAGATCGACTTCCAGCCGAGCAGCGTGGCGTTCGACGCCGCGATGTCCGAGCAAGGAGGCTGA
- a CDS encoding DNA methyltransferase, whose protein sequence is MTALLTRNAIVQGDCVELLSQLEDESVDLAFADPPFNIGFKYDEYHDRHEDEVYLSWCAEWFGELYRVLKPTGAFWLAIGDEYAAELKVAAKEIGFSPRNWVVWYYTFGQNCRKKFNRSHAHLFHFAKDEEQHTFNADDPAVRVPSARALVYGDKRANATGRLPDDTWMLPPVREQNDWVLRPQDLREDAGAFSPLDDTWYFSRVAGTFKEREGFHGCQMPEQLLGRIVRVSSNPGDLVLDPFGGSGTTLAVAKKLGRDWLGFELSSEYAKYGNERLERCKEGDPLNGPADPVESSPTTAAGRRLKDHPLTRDKEQLLPTFRKEDFSQPEPPADDDAVADVATTNGAPAAAVKTDLRALLREAIVGAFSAANEGHSVDWLLCDPALQDAFHAACGEAGLIGGPSDWNRELLRLRKAGKLAKGRGAGAPIDFSPEATDHFRFAAEMAWADAMKKYPGWSLDAIFCSPGKALYFDRSAMKHLPAAVAKEIGAAPLRWAALKLRKARHALAAEAHQYHYVLATRDFSRFHPWGRCRFDKWEGQPGLYCLRRRDRSAVYVGEADDLGARLATHASAKAPGRVISQVAVITGDELPSDEYRGALWTSLVRRYEPRLNVEPAKPPAE, encoded by the coding sequence TTGCGTCGAACTCCTCAGCCAGCTCGAAGACGAGTCCGTCGACTTGGCGTTCGCCGACCCGCCGTTCAACATCGGCTTTAAGTACGACGAGTACCACGACCGCCACGAGGACGAGGTGTACCTCTCCTGGTGCGCCGAGTGGTTCGGCGAGCTCTACCGCGTGCTCAAGCCCACGGGCGCCTTCTGGCTGGCGATCGGCGACGAGTACGCCGCCGAGCTGAAGGTGGCCGCCAAGGAGATCGGCTTCTCGCCGCGCAACTGGGTTGTGTGGTACTACACGTTCGGCCAGAACTGCCGCAAGAAGTTCAACCGCTCGCACGCCCACCTGTTCCACTTCGCCAAGGACGAGGAGCAGCACACGTTCAACGCCGACGACCCGGCGGTGCGTGTCCCCTCGGCCCGCGCGCTGGTGTACGGCGACAAACGCGCGAACGCCACCGGCCGCCTGCCGGACGACACCTGGATGCTGCCTCCCGTGCGTGAGCAGAACGACTGGGTGCTGCGGCCCCAAGACCTGCGCGAAGACGCCGGCGCGTTCTCCCCGCTCGACGACACGTGGTACTTCTCACGCGTGGCCGGCACGTTCAAAGAGCGCGAAGGCTTCCACGGCTGCCAGATGCCCGAGCAGTTGCTGGGGCGCATCGTCCGCGTGAGCAGCAACCCGGGCGACTTGGTGCTCGACCCGTTCGGCGGCAGCGGCACCACGCTCGCCGTGGCCAAAAAGCTGGGCCGCGATTGGCTCGGCTTCGAGCTCTCGAGCGAGTACGCCAAGTACGGCAACGAGCGGCTGGAGCGATGCAAGGAAGGCGACCCGCTCAACGGCCCCGCCGACCCGGTCGAGAGCTCGCCCACCACGGCCGCCGGCCGGCGGCTGAAGGACCACCCGCTCACGCGCGACAAGGAGCAATTGCTGCCGACGTTCCGCAAAGAGGACTTCTCACAGCCCGAGCCGCCCGCCGACGACGACGCCGTCGCCGATGTAGCGACCACCAACGGCGCCCCCGCCGCGGCGGTGAAGACCGATCTGCGGGCGCTCTTGCGCGAAGCGATCGTCGGGGCGTTCTCGGCGGCCAACGAGGGGCACAGCGTCGATTGGCTGCTGTGCGACCCCGCCCTGCAAGACGCCTTTCACGCCGCCTGCGGCGAGGCGGGGCTCATCGGCGGGCCCAGCGACTGGAACCGCGAGCTGCTCAGGCTGCGCAAGGCGGGCAAGCTCGCCAAGGGCCGCGGCGCCGGGGCGCCGATCGACTTCTCGCCCGAGGCGACCGATCACTTTCGCTTCGCCGCCGAGATGGCGTGGGCCGACGCGATGAAGAAGTACCCCGGCTGGTCGCTCGACGCGATCTTCTGTTCGCCCGGCAAGGCGCTCTACTTCGACCGCTCGGCGATGAAGCACCTGCCCGCCGCCGTGGCCAAGGAGATCGGCGCCGCGCCGCTGCGCTGGGCGGCGCTCAAGCTCCGCAAGGCGCGCCACGCCCTGGCGGCCGAGGCGCACCAGTACCACTACGTGCTCGCGACGCGCGACTTCTCGCGTTTCCACCCGTGGGGCCGCTGCCGCTTCGACAAGTGGGAGGGCCAGCCCGGGCTCTACTGCCTCCGCAGACGCGACCGCTCGGCTGTTTACGTCGGCGAGGCCGACGACCTCGGTGCGCGGCTCGCCACGCACGCCTCGGCCAAAGCGCCCGGCCGGGTGATCTCGCAAGTGGCCGTCATCACCGGCGATGAACTGCCAAGCGACGAGTACCGCGGCGCCCTTTGGACCTCGCTCGTACGCCGCTACGAGCCACGGCTGAACGTCGAACCGGCCAAACCGCCCGCCGAATAA
- the rlmN gene encoding 23S rRNA (adenine(2503)-C(2))-methyltransferase RlmN codes for MPDPIAIHDASALERLRKELRVEPGLVRRWRIAFFKKSLGAEAALAELPPTAREAFATRVRPHALTLDRRLDSDLDGATKLIFKTDEGFLVESVVLRAGTGRVALCVSSQVGCAAKCDFCATGRMGMAHSLSAAEILDQMVQANELLRDEGRRVRNLVFMGMGEPLHNEAALHETIQSLTDPAIFDHPPSRVLVSTVGLPAGMLRLAERFPAVNQALSLHAVRQETRERIIPLARKAPLGELRDTIAELNRVQPERTGVMIEHLMLAGVNDSPEEAHELATWLDGLRVHVNLIPYNRVEAAPHLSGSSEATRKAFADVLKAAGHPTTIRYSMGADIEAACGQLVRGENRAVAKQLAVLRD; via the coding sequence ATGCCAGATCCGATCGCCATTCACGACGCCTCGGCCCTCGAGCGGCTCCGCAAGGAGCTGCGCGTCGAGCCGGGGTTGGTGCGCCGTTGGCGGATCGCCTTCTTCAAGAAGTCGCTCGGCGCCGAGGCGGCGCTCGCCGAGCTGCCGCCGACCGCGCGCGAGGCGTTCGCCACGCGCGTTAGGCCGCACGCGCTCACACTCGACCGGCGGCTCGACTCCGACCTCGACGGCGCCACGAAGCTGATCTTCAAGACCGACGAGGGGTTCCTGGTCGAGTCGGTCGTGCTGCGTGCGGGGACGGGGCGGGTGGCGCTCTGCGTCTCGTCGCAGGTCGGCTGCGCCGCGAAGTGCGACTTCTGCGCCACCGGCCGGATGGGCATGGCGCACTCGCTCTCGGCGGCCGAGATCCTCGACCAAATGGTCCAGGCCAACGAGCTGCTACGCGACGAAGGCCGGCGGGTGCGGAACCTCGTGTTCATGGGCATGGGCGAGCCGCTCCACAACGAGGCCGCGCTGCACGAGACGATCCAATCGCTGACCGATCCCGCGATCTTCGACCACCCACCGAGCCGGGTGCTCGTGAGCACGGTCGGCTTGCCCGCGGGCATGCTGCGGCTGGCCGAGCGGTTCCCGGCGGTGAACCAGGCGCTAAGCCTGCACGCCGTGCGGCAAGAAACGCGCGAGCGGATTATTCCGTTGGCCCGGAAGGCGCCCTTGGGTGAGCTGCGTGATACGATCGCCGAGCTCAACCGCGTGCAGCCCGAGCGGACCGGCGTGATGATCGAGCACTTGATGCTAGCGGGCGTGAACGACTCGCCGGAAGAGGCCCACGAGCTTGCTACGTGGCTCGATGGGCTGCGGGTCCACGTGAACTTGATCCCGTACAACCGCGTGGAGGCGGCGCCCCACCTCTCGGGCTCGAGCGAGGCGACCCGCAAGGCGTTCGCCGACGTGCTCAAAGCGGCCGGCCACCCGACGACGATCCGCTACTCGATGGGCGCCGACATCGAGGCCGCCTGCGGGCAGCTGGTGCGTGGCGAGAATCGCGCGGTGGCCAAGCAGCTGGCGGTGCTGCGGGACTGA
- a CDS encoding glycine zipper domain-containing protein encodes MSRTSFVLSLLAAALAADSALAQYGYQPPPSYYHNDQAEGTVVGGGLGAITGALVGGRGNKTEGALVGAAIGAITGNLVGKSKDQADQRAVAYGTAAAAQANQQAAAQAVTNADLAGMARAGLGDDLIIGAIRSRGGRFDLSPNGLIVLKQSGVSDRVILAAQGMSTDSYVPAPQPATVIARPYYPEPRVNVIYTAPRPRPRPHYRAGFNYHHHW; translated from the coding sequence ATGTCTCGCACCAGCTTTGTGTTGTCGCTGCTCGCCGCCGCCCTAGCGGCCGACAGCGCGTTGGCCCAGTACGGCTACCAGCCGCCGCCGAGCTACTACCACAACGACCAGGCCGAGGGCACGGTCGTGGGTGGCGGTTTGGGCGCCATCACCGGCGCCTTGGTCGGCGGTCGTGGCAACAAGACCGAGGGCGCCCTGGTCGGCGCCGCTATCGGCGCCATCACCGGCAACTTGGTCGGCAAGTCCAAGGACCAGGCCGACCAACGGGCCGTTGCTTACGGCACGGCTGCCGCCGCTCAAGCCAACCAGCAAGCGGCCGCCCAGGCGGTCACCAATGCCGACCTGGCGGGTATGGCCCGCGCCGGGCTGGGCGACGACCTGATCATCGGCGCCATCCGCAGCCGCGGCGGCCGGTTCGACCTGAGCCCCAACGGGCTGATCGTGCTCAAGCAGAGCGGCGTGAGCGACCGCGTGATCCTGGCGGCCCAAGGCATGTCGACCGACAGCTACGTGCCGGCGCCACAGCCGGCGACCGTGATCGCCAGGCCTTACTACCCCGAACCGAGGGTGAACGTGATCTACACGGCGCCCCGTCCGCGCCCGCGGCCGCACTACCGGGCCGGGTTCAACTACCATCACCACTGGTGA